One window of the Deltaproteobacteria bacterium genome contains the following:
- the glyS gene encoding glycine--tRNA ligase subunit beta, with translation MVDCTGPADEARRGPRKAAQRARRTPELSEPKDLIVEIGTEEIPASFMAGALAALGEGIEKRLRAAGLGYSAVRTMGTPRRLAVLVEALAPVQPDRKIQARGPNVKAAYDENGNPTKALAGFAASQGVAPGDLTTIKTPRGEYVYAEKVVKGERTERLLPAMLADTVSSLSFPKAMRWSAFEMSFARPVHWILALYGKEPVRFRFGHIESGSTTRGHRFHSPAKAVAVGEASRYVETLREASVIVDPAERLEIIEKGLEEEARAAGGRVLADRGLLEEVTNLVEYPVVVHGRFEEEFLALPKEVVVNAMREHQRYFSVVDDKGRLVAAFITVANTRASDMGVVRRGNERVLRARLSDAKFYYEQDLKVPLTERVEELRGVVFQSRLGTSYEKVMRFTALALYIGGKTGFCEGVAGDDPAAFLADDYRVRLAAAKDSPKEYAALILGRACVLSKADLVSGVVGEFPSLQGKMGSIYASASGEPAEVAAAIYEHYMPVGASGELPASVPGAIIGMADKLDTITGCFGVGLIPSGAQDPYGLRRQALGTVAVILDKGLRVAIDELVDKALDLLAEKLTRGRDEVRRDVLDFIRERLRNQLLGRGLSHDAVEAVLSTPWFDIVDAVKRINAIEGFKEHPACPSLVTAFKRVSNILKGRRIEGRGPDASLFETDHERRLFETGRRLAPVIEEHRRKGEYKALFEALASVKETIDAFFDHVMVMVDDERTRNNRLLLLHSIRSLYISVADLSRLVV, from the coding sequence ATGGTAGATTGTACGGGCCCGGCCGACGAGGCCCGCAGAGGGCCGCGAAAAGCCGCACAAAGAGCCCGGAGGACCCCCGAGTTGAGCGAGCCGAAAGACCTGATAGTCGAGATAGGCACCGAAGAGATACCGGCCTCATTCATGGCCGGGGCCCTTGCGGCCCTCGGCGAAGGGATCGAAAAGAGGCTGCGCGCCGCGGGGCTCGGTTACTCGGCCGTAAGGACCATGGGCACGCCGCGAAGGCTCGCCGTCCTGGTCGAGGCCCTCGCCCCGGTCCAGCCCGACAGGAAGATCCAGGCCCGGGGGCCGAACGTGAAGGCCGCATACGACGAGAACGGAAACCCGACGAAGGCCCTCGCCGGCTTCGCCGCCTCCCAGGGGGTGGCGCCAGGGGACCTCACCACCATCAAGACCCCCAGGGGCGAGTACGTCTACGCCGAGAAGGTCGTAAAGGGCGAGCGCACCGAAAGACTCCTGCCGGCGATGCTCGCCGATACGGTCTCGTCGCTCTCCTTTCCCAAGGCCATGCGCTGGTCCGCCTTCGAGATGAGCTTTGCGCGTCCCGTCCACTGGATCCTCGCCCTCTACGGCAAAGAGCCCGTGCGTTTCCGCTTCGGCCACATAGAGAGCGGCTCCACGACCAGGGGCCACCGCTTCCACTCTCCGGCAAAGGCCGTCGCCGTAGGCGAGGCGTCACGCTATGTGGAGACGCTCCGGGAGGCCAGCGTCATCGTGGACCCCGCCGAAAGGCTCGAGATCATAGAAAAGGGCCTCGAAGAGGAGGCCCGCGCCGCCGGAGGGAGGGTACTCGCTGACAGGGGCCTCCTCGAGGAAGTGACGAACCTCGTCGAGTACCCGGTGGTCGTCCACGGCCGCTTCGAAGAGGAATTCCTCGCTCTTCCCAAAGAGGTGGTGGTCAACGCCATGCGCGAGCACCAGCGCTACTTCTCGGTCGTCGACGACAAGGGCCGGCTCGTGGCGGCCTTCATAACGGTGGCGAACACGAGGGCGTCGGACATGGGGGTCGTCAGAAGGGGCAACGAGCGCGTGCTGCGCGCTCGGCTCAGCGACGCCAAGTTCTACTACGAACAGGACCTCAAGGTGCCGCTCACCGAGAGGGTGGAGGAGCTGCGGGGCGTGGTCTTCCAGTCCAGGCTCGGCACATCCTACGAGAAGGTCATGCGCTTTACGGCCCTGGCCCTCTACATAGGCGGGAAGACCGGCTTTTGCGAAGGGGTTGCGGGAGACGACCCGGCCGCCTTCCTCGCAGACGACTACCGCGTGCGGCTCGCCGCGGCCAAGGACTCGCCCAAGGAGTACGCCGCCCTCATACTCGGCCGCGCCTGCGTGCTCTCCAAGGCCGACCTCGTAAGCGGCGTGGTGGGCGAGTTCCCCTCGCTCCAGGGCAAGATGGGAAGCATCTACGCCAGCGCATCGGGAGAACCGGCCGAGGTGGCGGCGGCCATATACGAGCACTACATGCCCGTCGGCGCGTCGGGAGAGCTGCCGGCCTCGGTGCCGGGCGCGATCATCGGCATGGCCGACAAGCTCGACACCATAACGGGCTGCTTCGGCGTGGGGCTCATACCGAGCGGGGCCCAGGACCCCTACGGCCTGCGCCGCCAGGCCCTCGGCACGGTGGCCGTAATCCTCGACAAGGGCCTGCGCGTCGCCATTGACGAACTCGTCGACAAGGCCCTCGATCTCCTCGCTGAAAAGCTCACCAGAGGGCGCGACGAGGTGCGCCGCGACGTGCTCGACTTCATCAGGGAGAGACTGCGAAACCAGCTCCTCGGCCGGGGGCTCTCGCACGACGCCGTAGAGGCCGTGCTCTCAACCCCCTGGTTCGACATAGTGGACGCCGTGAAACGCATAAACGCCATAGAGGGCTTCAAGGAGCACCCGGCCTGCCCGAGCCTGGTGACGGCCTTCAAGCGCGTCTCCAACATCCTCAAGGGCCGCCGCATCGAAGGCCGCGGACCCGACGCCTCCCTCTTCGAGACCGACCACGAGCGCCGCCTCTTCGAGACGGGCCGCCGCCTCGCGCCGGTCATCGAGGAGCACCGCCGCAAGGGCGAGTACAAGGCCCTCTTCGAGGCGCTGGCCTCCGTAAAGGAGACCATCGACGCCTTCTTCGACCACGTGATGGTCATGGTCGACGACGAGAGGACGAGGAACAACAGGCTCTTGCTCCTCCACTCGATCCGCTCGCTCTACATCTCCGTCGCCGACCTGTCGAGACTCGTCGTCTGA
- a CDS encoding PEP-CTERM sorting domain-containing protein, giving the protein MKKKILLAAAVAAALSLTPALPRRAEAITYSYSTTTTPSVTVAPIAQPKSAWSYYNYSWSGSGHPAFGTAPDTAYFWLYTDTTGAPGNMSLGMILDTPGDLSGGVFKMSISGVPSGVTVYSDDPGELTSTSADFRWWPCCTDGGVISGLGNQTWTITITPGDFMGITNFAFVSPDGMGGYTKAALPHLEGNSLIITASSSVPEPSTLLLLGGGLIGLAAARRKAA; this is encoded by the coding sequence ATGAAGAAAAAGATACTATTGGCGGCCGCCGTGGCGGCGGCGTTGTCCTTGACGCCGGCGCTCCCCCGCCGCGCGGAGGCCATCACCTACAGCTACTCCACCACCACCACCCCCTCCGTGACGGTGGCACCCATCGCACAGCCCAAGTCGGCCTGGTCGTACTACAACTACTCCTGGTCAGGCTCCGGCCACCCGGCCTTCGGCACGGCCCCGGATACCGCCTACTTCTGGCTCTACACCGACACGACCGGGGCGCCCGGCAACATGAGCCTGGGCATGATCTTGGACACGCCCGGCGACCTCTCCGGCGGAGTCTTCAAGATGAGTATAAGCGGCGTGCCCTCGGGCGTGACCGTCTACTCGGACGACCCCGGCGAGCTCACCTCCACGAGCGCCGATTTCAGATGGTGGCCCTGCTGCACCGACGGCGGCGTCATCTCAGGGCTCGGCAACCAGACGTGGACAATCACCATCACGCCCGGCGACTTCATGGGCATAACGAACTTCGCCTTCGTCTCGCCCGATGGCATGGGCGGATACACGAAGGCGGCGCTCCCCCACCTCGAGGGTAATTCGCTTATCATAACGGCGTCGTCGTCGGTGCCCGAACCCTCGACGCTGCTGCTTCTCGGCGGCGGCCTCATCGGGCTTGCGGCCGCAAGGCGCAAGGCGGCCTGA
- a CDS encoding MBL fold metallo-hydrolase — protein sequence MRVRCWGSRGSIAVSGREYLKYGGDTTCVEVTAASGETIIIDAGTGIRRLGNRLMAAGVTDIHLLITHAHWDHLSGFPFFKPLYSSSTDIRVYGGLPTQASVKNIISKTMTPPYFPIKLEDIHAEISFFGIGNSSVSIGSVSIRTIALNHTNEGVGFRFDEGGRSFVFLTDNELGYEHPTGLSRTDYLEFSRGADLLFHDAEYRPDEYESTRGWGHSVFLDAVELAVEAGAARLGLFHHNQERSDPEIDAMVDEARDVIGARGAVLECMAVAEGFEAEV from the coding sequence ATGAGAGTACGTTGTTGGGGCTCGCGCGGCTCCATAGCGGTTTCTGGCAGGGAGTACCTCAAGTACGGGGGGGACACCACCTGTGTCGAGGTCACGGCGGCAAGCGGCGAGACGATCATCATCGACGCCGGCACGGGCATAAGGCGGCTCGGCAACCGGCTCATGGCCGCCGGCGTGACCGACATCCACCTGCTAATCACCCACGCCCACTGGGATCACCTCTCGGGATTTCCTTTCTTCAAGCCCCTGTACAGCAGCTCTACCGATATCCGTGTCTACGGCGGACTGCCGACCCAGGCGTCGGTTAAGAACATCATCTCCAAGACCATGACGCCCCCTTACTTTCCCATAAAGCTCGAGGACATCCACGCGGAGATCAGTTTTTTCGGCATCGGCAACTCGAGCGTCTCCATCGGCTCGGTCTCCATCAGGACCATAGCGCTCAACCACACGAACGAGGGCGTGGGCTTCCGTTTCGACGAGGGCGGCCGAAGCTTCGTCTTCCTCACGGACAACGAGCTCGGCTACGAGCACCCGACCGGTCTTTCGAGGACCGACTACCTCGAGTTCTCGAGGGGGGCCGATCTTCTCTTCCACGACGCCGAGTACAGGCCCGACGAATACGAGAGCACGAGGGGATGGGGGCACTCGGTATTTCTCGACGCCGTGGAGCTCGCCGTCGAGGCCGGCGCGGCGAGGCTGGGTCTCTTTCACCACAACCAGGAGCGTTCGGACCCGGAGATCGACGCCATGGTCGACGAGGCCCGCGACGTGATCGGCGCAAGGGGTGCCGTTCTGGAGTGCATGGCCGTGGCCGAGGGCTTCGAGGCCGAGGTATGA
- a CDS encoding class I SAM-dependent methyltransferase yields the protein MKTGVLHIPRQAASMLFAVGAALLIAAPVAAAAGAAGHRHVPFGSVERYISVLEEEGRAAWQKPRRVIDVLPLDEGDRAADIGAGSGYFTVLLAEKVGPRGTVFAVDIEQEMLDYIERRLRAEGIGNVVTVLAGDDDPRLPEEAVDLVFICDTYHHLPDRVEYMRRLKKVLRPGGRVAIVDFRAEKTPVGPPLSMRLSRSQVIEEMEAADFSLEGEFYFLPYQYFLVFMLGGVFL from the coding sequence ATGAAGACCGGCGTCCTCCATATCCCGCGCCAGGCCGCCTCCATGCTCTTTGCCGTGGGCGCGGCCCTTCTGATTGCGGCCCCGGTCGCCGCTGCCGCCGGCGCGGCGGGTCACCGCCACGTGCCTTTCGGGTCCGTGGAGAGGTATATCTCCGTACTCGAGGAAGAGGGGCGGGCCGCCTGGCAGAAGCCCCGGCGCGTGATCGATGTGCTGCCTCTCGACGAGGGCGATAGGGCGGCCGACATAGGCGCTGGCTCCGGGTACTTCACGGTGCTGCTCGCCGAAAAGGTCGGTCCCCGGGGGACGGTCTTCGCCGTAGACATCGAGCAGGAGATGCTCGACTATATCGAGAGGCGCCTTCGGGCCGAGGGGATAGGCAACGTCGTCACCGTGCTCGCTGGCGACGACGACCCGCGCCTGCCCGAAGAGGCCGTGGACCTCGTCTTCATCTGCGACACCTACCACCACCTGCCCGACCGCGTGGAGTACATGAGGCGGCTGAAGAAGGTCTTGAGGCCAGGCGGCCGCGTGGCGATAGTCGATTTCAGGGCCGAGAAGACGCCCGTGGGCCCGCCGCTCTCCATGAGGCTTTCGCGCTCGCAGGTCATCGAAGAGATGGAGGCCGCCGACTTCAGCCTCGAAGGCGAGTTCTACTTCCTTCCCTACCAGTACTTCCTTGTCTTCATGCTCGGCGGGGTCTTCCTGTAG
- a CDS encoding response regulator transcription factor, with amino-acid sequence MKIILIEDERELAAVIEKGLVDAGYTVETAHDGEEGLYMMENIAADVVVLDLMLPGLDGLEVLARARRAGVKTPVLLLTARDGVEDRIAGLDTGADDYLTKPFDFGELLARLRSLLRRAAQAKESVLRIGGLEVDTASRSVRLDGEELKLSAREYAILELLAYNAGRVLSRTFITEHIYSEDFDMDSNIIDVYVSRLRNKIDRGRQEKLIHTVRGAGYMLRAGDAGQERA; translated from the coding sequence ATGAAGATCATACTCATAGAAGACGAGCGCGAGCTTGCGGCCGTAATCGAAAAGGGGCTCGTCGACGCCGGGTACACGGTGGAGACGGCCCACGACGGCGAGGAGGGACTCTACATGATGGAGAACATCGCCGCCGACGTCGTGGTGCTCGACCTCATGCTGCCGGGACTCGACGGCCTCGAAGTGCTCGCCAGGGCAAGGCGCGCCGGCGTAAAGACGCCGGTGCTCCTGCTCACGGCACGCGACGGCGTGGAAGACAGGATAGCGGGGCTGGACACGGGCGCCGACGACTACCTGACAAAGCCCTTCGACTTCGGAGAGCTGCTGGCCAGGCTTCGCTCGCTGCTTCGCAGAGCGGCGCAGGCGAAAGAGTCCGTTCTGCGGATAGGCGGGCTCGAGGTGGACACGGCGAGCCGCTCCGTGCGCCTTGACGGCGAGGAGCTGAAGCTCTCGGCCCGTGAATACGCCATCCTCGAACTCCTCGCCTACAACGCGGGCAGGGTGCTCTCGCGGACCTTCATAACCGAGCACATCTACAGCGAGGACTTCGACATGGACTCCAACATCATCGACGTCTATGTGAGCCGGCTGAGAAACAAGATCGACCGCGGCCGCCAGGAAAAGCTCATACACACCGTCAGGGGCGCAGGCTACATGCTCAGGGCCGGCGACGCCGGGCAGGAGAGGGCCTGA
- a CDS encoding HAMP domain-containing histidine kinase: protein MFATIRARLVAWSILVFTFLLTGLGLFLRHELEAIVIGSVDGHLHSEMVLISGLLEEEEGRIETELSEAAVGEYAVPLSGHYYQIIDERGRIVAASPSLTAVGAALDVPAPSIEPIYSYLTGPGKTRLRMLVQSFALASGRTVTIQATEPLEDAFAMLASFTGTLFAVIPAVGVVSALGVWLISLRSFKPLRTFTSRIGEITERNLHDRLDTEGLAGELAPLAESFNTMIARLEASFERQRRFLSEASHELRTPTSIIKTCCDVALARERGEEEYRETLRKISDATAHLSATISRIIDILRLEGGGFTPRTGPVSLDKLAADIKRLIEPAAAARRISLSVRGEGDVVVTADPRRLAEALTNLVDNAVKYNRPGGSVVIGVSSSGSRAVIAVEDTGTGMSPAELEKVFDRFYRGGNARGRLPGSGLGLAIVKAAVESMGGSVEAESTEGKGSTFRIILPLGGGDEP, encoded by the coding sequence TTGTTCGCCACAATAAGGGCAAGGCTCGTTGCCTGGTCGATCCTGGTCTTCACCTTTCTTCTCACGGGGCTGGGCCTGTTTCTGCGCCACGAGCTCGAAGCCATCGTCATCGGCTCGGTGGACGGCCACCTCCACTCGGAGATGGTCCTGATCTCCGGGCTTCTCGAAGAGGAGGAGGGCCGCATAGAGACGGAGCTCTCCGAGGCGGCGGTGGGCGAGTACGCCGTGCCGCTCTCGGGCCATTACTACCAGATAATCGACGAGAGGGGCCGCATCGTGGCGGCCTCCCCCTCGCTCACCGCCGTGGGGGCGGCGCTCGACGTGCCGGCCCCTTCCATCGAGCCCATCTACAGCTACCTCACCGGCCCCGGCAAGACGAGGCTCCGTATGCTCGTCCAGTCCTTCGCCCTCGCTTCGGGGAGGACCGTGACCATCCAGGCCACCGAGCCTCTGGAGGACGCCTTCGCAATGCTCGCGTCATTCACGGGGACGCTCTTCGCGGTCATACCGGCCGTGGGAGTGGTCTCGGCGCTCGGCGTCTGGCTCATAAGCCTGCGCTCGTTCAAGCCGCTGCGGACCTTCACCTCGCGCATAGGCGAGATAACGGAGCGCAACCTCCACGACAGACTCGACACCGAAGGGCTCGCCGGGGAGCTCGCGCCGCTGGCCGAGAGCTTCAACACCATGATCGCCCGCCTCGAAGCATCCTTCGAGCGCCAGCGCCGCTTCCTCTCCGAGGCCTCCCACGAGCTCAGGACCCCGACCTCTATCATAAAGACCTGCTGCGACGTGGCCCTTGCCAGAGAGCGCGGGGAGGAGGAATACAGGGAGACGCTGCGGAAGATATCGGACGCCACGGCGCACCTGTCGGCGACCATAAGCCGCATCATCGACATCCTTCGGCTCGAAGGCGGGGGCTTCACCCCCCGGACCGGGCCCGTGAGTCTCGACAAACTCGCCGCCGACATCAAGAGACTCATCGAACCGGCGGCAGCGGCCCGCCGCATATCCTTGAGCGTGCGGGGCGAGGGCGACGTGGTCGTCACGGCCGACCCGCGCCGCCTTGCAGAGGCGCTCACCAATCTGGTGGACAACGCCGTCAAGTACAACCGTCCGGGCGGGAGTGTCGTAATAGGGGTCTCAAGCTCCGGCTCCAGGGCCGTGATCGCCGTGGAGGACACGGGCACGGGCATGAGCCCCGCCGAGCTCGAAAAGGTCTTCGACAGGTTCTACCGCGGCGGGAACGCAAGGGGGAGGCTGCCCGGAAGCGGACTGGGACTGGCCATAGTCAAAGCCGCCGTCGAGTCCATGGGCGGAAGCGTCGAGGCCGAGAGCACGGAGGGCAAGGGGTCCACATTCAGGATCATCCTGCCCCTGGGCGGAGGAGATGAGCCGTAA